A DNA window from Cutaneotrichosporon cavernicola HIS019 DNA, chromosome: 2 contains the following coding sequences:
- the PRP8 gene encoding uncharacterized protein (U5-snRNA binding site 2 of PrP8): MSAPPGFGGPSGGQPNGDSGMEGDFFGTLTQAEIEKKARKWRQSQKRRFDMKRRAGGGGGIDMGKSDLPPEHIRKIIKDHGDMSNRKFRNDKRAHLGALKYVPHAVMKLLENIPNPWEQVREVPALYHISGAITFVNDIPRVIEPVYHAQWASMWLAMRREKRDRRHFKRMRFPPFDDEEPPMDYGDNVLDVDPLEAIQLELDDEDDAEIIDWFYDPQPLEDTDQVNGPSYRTFQITLPQMANLFRIGRQLLSDYTDRNAFYLFDKKSFFTAKALNIALPGGPKFEPLFRDTDPYDEDWNEFNDINKVIIRGLIRSEYKVAYPHLYNSLPRSVHIDLYHEPKNVYIKTDDPDLPAFYFDPLINPISQRVVADAHSQLVTHEDDVFGFGNDEDEDDAFEMPEELEPFFDSRPLENEYTADAIALYWAPYPYNQRSGRMRRAQDVPMVKNMYLEHCPPDQAVKVRVSYQKLLKMYVLNELHKKPPKAMAKRNLFKSLKNTKFFQSTRIDWVEAGLQVVRQGYNMLNLLIHRKNLNYLHLDYNLNLKPIKTLTTKERKRSRFGNAFHLIREILRLTKLIVDAHVQFRLGNVDAFQLADGLQYMFAHVGQLTGMYRYKYKLMRQIRMCKDLKHLIYSRFNTGPVGKGPGVGFWQPGWRVWLFFMRGIVPLLERWLGNLLARQFEGRNSKGTAKTVTKQRVESHFDLELRAAVMHDILDMMPEGIKQNKARTILQHLSEAWRCWKANIPWKVPGMPAPIENIILRYIKSKADWWTSVAHYNRERIRRGATVDKAVVRKNLGRLTRLYLKAEQERQNSYLKDGPYISSEEAVAIYTSTVHWLESRKFAPIPFPPLSYKHDTKLLVLALEKLKEAYSVHGRLNQSQREELALVEQAYDNPHECLSRIKRLLLTQRAFKEAGIEFFDTYEKLIPCYDIEPVEKITDAYLDQFLWYEADKRHLFPAWIKPADTEPPPLLVYKWCQGINNLTDIWDTNDGECVVMMESVLSRMWEKVDLTLLNRLLRLVMDHNLADYITARNNLTLTFKDMSHINGYGMIRGLQFSSFVSQYYGLVLDLLILGLQRASEMAGPPSAPNSFLQYRDTASETRHPIRFYSRYVDRIHILFRFTAEESRDLIQRFLSANPDPNNENVIGYNNKRCWPRDCRMRLNKHDVNLGRAVFWNVKNSLPRSLTTIEWEDTMCSVYSRENPQLLFSMCGFEVRILPRVRTENGEQYTLKDGVWNLVQESTKERTAQAFLRVSDPGIAEFNNRIRQILMSSGSATFAKIINKWNTALIGLMTYYREAVVTTPELLDSLVKAENKVQTRVKVGLNSKMPSRFPPAVFYSPKELGGLGMLSMGFVLIPTSDLRWSKQTDGGGISHFRSGMTHEEDALIPNLYRYIQPWEAEFLDSARVWSEYAMKRKEATAANRRLTLEDLEDSWDRGIPRINTLFQKDRHTLAYDKGWRVRVAFQQYHRLRANPFYWTNQRHDGKLWQLNSYRVDIIAALGGVEGILEHSAFKATGFPSWEGLFWERSSGFEESMKFKKLTNAQRSGLNQIPNRRFTLWWSPTINRANVYIGFQVQLDLTGVFMHGKIPTLKISLIQIFRAHLWQKIHESLCMDICQVLDQEMEALGIESVQKEQIHPRKSYKMNSSASDILLFASHKFLITRPSLLNDNRDTMDGTTSNKFWIDIQLRWGDFDSHDIERYARAKYLDYSSDSQSIYPSPTGTLIAVDLAYNIYSGYGCWFPGFKPLMQQAMAKIMKANPALYVLRERIRKSLQLYSSEPTEPYLNSSNYSELFSNQVIWFVDDTNVYRVTIHKTFEGNLTTKPINGAIFIFNPRTGQLFLKIIHTSVWAGQKRLGQLAKWKTAEEVAALIRSLPVEEQPKQVIVTRKGMLDPLEVHLLDFPNIVIKGSELQLPFQATLKMEKFGDLILRATQPQLVLFNLYDDWLKSISSYTAFSRLILILRALHVNNEKSKIILRPDRNTITESYHVWPTLSDEEWMKVEVALKDVILTDFGKRNSVNIASLTASEIRDIILGMEIQAPSIQRQQMADIEKSTEATAAVTAVQHQTTNIHGDLIQTVTSTQYEVASFASKSDWRVRAISATNLPLRTNHLYVGNDEVKDDAGALTFVMPKNILRTFVVSADLRTQVAGFLYGVSPPDNSQVKEIKAIAWVPQRGTATSIELPHELPQHDFLLKGLEPLGWIKTQNQELNHLAPQDVTTQAKIMAANPDWAPTSVCVTAAFTPGSVSLNAWELTVAGFEWGRKNEDQSGQFPGWNASMASRVQLLLTDRILGMTLVPEGGAWNYGVGLTQSWTDKIHYNMTLDRPQPFWAPVHRPAAFLTFTQMEGDDSADVENALE; this comes from the exons AGCACATTCGCAAGATCATCAAGGACCATGGCGACATGTCGAACCGCAAGTTCCGGAACGACAAGCGCGCACACCTCGGAGCGCTCAAGTATGTGCCGCACGCGGTGATGAAGCTGCTCGAGAACATCCCGAACCCATGGGAGCAGGTGCGCGAGGTTCCGGCATTGTACCACATCTCGGGAGCGATTACATTCGTCAACGACATTCCCCGCGTGATTGAGCCGGTGTACCACGCGCAGTGGGCGTCGATGTGGCTGGCGATGAGGCGAGAGAAGCGCGACCGTCGGCACTTTAAGCGCATGCGCTTCCCACcgttcgacgacgaggagccaCCGATGGACTATGGAGACAACGTGTTGGACGTGGACCCACTCGAGGCAatccagctcgagctcgatgacgaggacgacgccgagattATCGACTGGTTCTACGACCCCCAGCCCCTCGAGGATACGGATCAGGTCAACGGGCCGAGCTACCGTACCTTCCAGATCACGCTGCCGCAGATGGCCAACCTGTTCCGCATCGGTCGCCAGCTGCTCAGCGACTACACAGACCGCAACGCCTTCTATCTCTTCGACAAGAAGAGCTTCTTCACCGCCAAGGCGCTCAATATTGCGCTTCCTGGTGGACCCAAGTTTGAGCCCCTGTTCCGCGACACGGACCCATACGACGAGGACTGGAACGAGTTCAACGACATAAACAAGGTCATCATCCGTGGCCTCATCCGCTCCGAGTACAAGGTGGCGTACCCGCACTTGTATAACTCGCTCCCGCGCTCGGTGCACATTGACCTGTACCATGAGCCAAAGAATGTGTATATCAAGACGGACGACCCAGACCTGCCCGCGTTCTACTTTGACCCCTTGATCAACCCGATCTCGCAGCGTGTGGTTGCAGACGCGCACAGCCAGTTGGTGACgcacgaggacgacgtgtTTGGATTCGGGaacgatgaggatgaggacgacgcgttTGAGATgcccgaggagctcgaaCCGTTCTTCGACTCGAGGCCGCTCGAGAACGAGTACACGGCCGACGCGATCGCGTTGTATTGGGCACCTTACCCTTACAACCAGCGGAGTGGCCGgatgcgccgcgctcaGGACGTGCCGATGGTCAAGAACATGTACCTCGAGCACTGTCCGCCCGACCAGGCTGTCAAGGTGCGCGTGTCGTACCAGAAGCTGCTCAAGATGTACGTTCTCAACGAGCTGCACAAGAAGCCGCCAAAGGCCATGGCCAAGCGCAACCTGTTCAAGTCGCTCAAGAACACCAAGTTCTTCCAGTCGACGCGGATCGACTGGGTTGAGGCAGGTCTGCAGGTCGTGCGCCAGGGCTACAACAtgctcaacctcctcatccaccgCAAGAACCTCAactacctccacctcgactACAACCTCAACCTGAAGCCGATCAAGACGCTCACGACCAAGGAGCGTAAGCGCTCGCGTTTCGGAAACGCATTCCACCTCATCCGCGAGATCCTGCGCTTGACCAAGCTTATTGTCGACGCGCACGTCCAGTTCCGCCTGGgcaacgtcgacgcgttccAGCTTGCAGACGGTCTGCAATACATGTTCGCTCACGTCGGTCAGCTCACCGGCATGTACCGCTACAAGTACAAGCTCATGCGTCAAATCCGTATGTGCAAGGACCTCAAGCACCTGATCTATTCTCGCTTCAACACCGGTCCAGTTGGCAAGGGTCCCGGTGTCGGCTTCTGGCAGCCTGGCTGGCGTGTGTGGCTGTTCTTCATGCGCGGCATCGTGCCGCTACTCGAGCGCTGGCTCGGTAACCTTCTGGCGCGCCAGTTCGAAGGACGCAACTCGAAGGGAACTGCCAAG ACTGTGACGAAGCAGCGTGTCGAGTCACacttcgacctcgagctccgTGCGGCTGTGATGCACGACATTCTCGACATGATGCCCGAGGGCATCAAGCAGAACAAGGCGCGCACGATTCTTCAACATCTTTCGGAAGCCTGGC gttGCTGGAAGGCCAACATTCCCTGGAAGGTGCCCGGTATGCCCGCGCCTATCGAGAACATCATCCTGCGTTACATCAAGTCCAAGGCGGACTGGTGGACGTCGGTGGCCCACTACAACCGCGAGCGTATCCGTCGCGGTGCGAcggtcgacaaggccgTCGTGCGCAAGAACCTCGGCCGTCTAACGCGCCTGtacctcaaggccgagcagGAGCGCCAGAACTCGTACTTGAAGGACGGACCCTACATTTCgtccgaggaggccgtAGCCATCTACACGTCGACTGTACACTGGCTCGAGAGCCGCAAGTTTGCGCCCATCCCCTTCCCGCCTTTATCGTACAAGCACGACACCAAGCTGCTGGTCCTCGCACTTgagaagctcaaggaggcgtACAGTGTGCACGGCCGTTTGAACCAGTcgcagcgcgaggagctcgcgctcgtcgagcaggcgTACGACAATCCGCACGAATGTCTGTCGCGTATCAAGCGCCTGCTGCTCACGCAGCGTGCGTTCAAGGAGGCCGGTATTGAGTTCTTTGACACGTACGAAAAGCTCATCCCGTGCTACGACATTGAGCCCGTCGAGAAGATTACCGACGCCTACCTCGACCAGTTCCTCTGGTACGAGGCGGACAAGCGCCACCTGTTCCCTGCCTGGATCAAGCCCGCCGACACCGAGCCCCCTCCCTTGCTTGTGTACAAGTGGTGCCAGGGAATCAACAACCTGACGGACATCTGGGACACAAACGACGGCGAATGTGTGGTCATGATGGAGAGCGTCCTATCGCGCATGTGGGAGAAGGTCGACTTGACCCTCTTAAACCGTCTCCTCCGCCTAGTCATGGACCACAACTTGGCCGATTACATCACGGCACGCAACAACTTGACGTTGACGTTCAAGGACATGTCGCACATAAACGGGTACGGTATGATCCGCGGATTGCAGTTCTCGTCGTTCGTCTCGCAGTACTACGGTCTCGTGTTGgacctcctcatcctcggcctgcaGCGTGCGTCCGAGATGGCCGGCCCGCCCTCCGCCCCCAACTCGTTCCTGCAGTACCGCGACACGGCGAGCGAGACGCGCCACCCGATCCGCTTCTACAGCCGCTACGTTGACCGTATCCACATTCTCTTCCGCTTCACCGCCGAAGAGTCGCGTGACCTCATCCAGCGCTTCCTCTCGGCCAACCCAGACCCGAACAACGAGAACGTCATCGGATACAACAACAAGCGGTGCTGGCCTCGCGATTGCCGCATGCGTCTCAACAAGCACGATgtcaacctcggccgcgccgtGTTCTGGAACGTCAAGAACTCGCTCCCGCGCTCGCTCACCACCATCGAGTGGGAGGACACCATGTGTAGTGTGTACTCGAGGGAGAACCCGCAGCTCCTCTTCTCGATGTGCGGCTTCGAGGTGCGTATCCTCCCCCGCGTGCGGACCGAGAACGGCGAGCAGTacacgctcaaggacggAGTGTGGAACCTCGTGCAGGAGAGCACCAAGGAGCGCACGGCGCAGGCCTTCCTGCGCGTCTCGGACCCTGGCATCGCCGAGTTCAACAACCGCATCCGCCAGATTCTCATGTCATCGGGTTCCGCGACATTCGCCAAGATCATCAACAAGTGGAACACGGCCCTCATCGGCCTGATGACCTACTACCGTGAGGCGGTGGTCACCACGcccgagctgctcgactcgctcgtcaaggccgagaacaAGGTCCAGACTCGTGTCAAGGTCGGCCTCAACTCGAAGATGCCGTCTCGTTTCCCGCCGGCTGTCTTCTACTCTCCCAAAGAGCTGGGTGGTCTGGGCATGCTGAGTATGGGTTTCGTGCTCATCCCGACGTCTGACCTTCGTTGGTCCAAGCAGAcggacggcggcggcatcTCCCACTTCCGCTCGGGCATGACgcacgaggaggacgccctcatccccaaCCTCTACCGCTACATCCAGCCGTGGGAGGCCGAgttcctcgactcggcccGCGTGTGGTCCGAGTACGCGATGAAGCGCAAAGAGGCAACCGCCGCGAACCGGCGCCtgacgctcgaggacctggaGGACTCGTGGGACCGTGGTATCCCCCGTATCAACACGCTGTTCCAGAAGGACAGGCACACGCTCGCGTACGACAAGGGTTGGCGTGTGCGCGTCGCCTTCCAGCAGTACCACCGTCTCCGCGCCAACCCGTTCTACTGGACCAACCAGCGCCACGACGGCAAGCTGTGGCAGCTCAACTCGTACCGTGTCGACATTATTGCGGCACTCGGCGGTGTCGAGGGTATCTTGGAGCACTCGGCGTTCAAGGCGACTGGTTTCCCGAGCTGGGAAGG TCTGTTCTGGGAGCGTTCTAGTGGTTTC GAAGAGTCGATGAAATTCAAGAA GCTCACGAACGCGCAACGTTCGGGTTTGAACCAAATTCCTAACCGTCGCTTTACACTCTGGTGGTCCCCGACGATCAATCGCGCCAA CGTCTACATCGGTTTCCAggtccagctcgacctcacGGGCGTGTTTATGCACGGCAAGATCCCGACACTCAAGATTTCGCTCATCCAGATCTTCCGTGCCCACTTGTGGCAGAAGATCCACGAGTCCCTCTGCATGGACATCTGCCAGGTCCTTGACCAGGAGATGGAagccctcggcatcgagtCCGTCCAGAAGGAGCAGATCCACCCGCGCAAGTCTTACAAGATGAACTCTTCGGCGTCGGATATTCTCCTGTTCGCCTCGCACAAGTTCCTCATCACGCGGCCGTCGCTCCTCAACGACAACCGCGACACTATGGACGGTACAACGTCGAACAAGTTCTGGATCGACATCCAGCTGCGCTGGGGTGACTTTGACTCGCACGACATTGAGCGCTACGCGCGTGCAAAGTACCTCGACTACTCGAGCGACTCGCAGTCGATCTACCCGTCGCCGACCGGTACCCTCATCGCAGTCGACCTAGCGTACAACATCTACTCGGGCTACGGCTGCTGGTTCCCTGGATTCAAGCCGCTCATGCAGCAGGCCATGGCCAAGATCATGAAGGCCAACCCGGCGCTGTACGTCTTGCGCGAGCGTATCCGCAAGTCGCTCCAGCTCTACTCGTCCGAGCCGACTGAGCCGTACCTCAACTCGTCCAACTACTCGGAGCTGTTCTCGAACCAGGTCATCTGGTTCGTCGACGACACCAACGTGTACCGTGTTACCATCCACAAGACGTTTGAGGGCAACTTGACGACCAAGCCGATCAACGGTgccatcttcatcttcaACCCGCGTACTGGTCAGCTGTTCCTCAAGATCATCCACACGTCCGTGTGGGCGGGCCAGAAGCGTCTTGGTCAGCTCGCCAAGTGGAAGActgccgaggaggttgcggcACTGATTCGTTCGCTTcccgtcgaggagcagccCAAGCAGGTCATCGTCACCCGCAAGGGTATGCTGGACCCGCTAGAGGTCCACCTGTTGGACTTCCCTAACATTGTCATCAAGGGTTCCGAGCTGCAGCTCCCCTTCCAGGCGACGCTCAAGATGGAGAAGTTTGGAGACCTCATTCTGCGCGCAACGCAGCCCCAGCTTGTGCTCTTCAACCTGTACGACGACTGGCTCAAGAGCATTTCGAGCTACACGGCGTTCTCACGTCTCATTCTCATCCTCCGTGCGCTCCACGTCAACAACGAAAAGTCCAAGATTATCCTGCGCCCCGACCGCAACACGATCACCGAGTCGTACCACGTCTGGCCGACGCTTTCGGACGAGGAGTGGATGAAGGTCGAAGTTGCACTCAAGGACGTCATTCTCACCGACTTTGGCAAGCGCAACAGTGTCAACATTGCGTCGCTCACAGCGTCCGAAATCCGCGACATCATCCTCGGTATGGAGATCCAGGCGCCGTCGATCCAGCGTCAGCAGATGGCCGATATCGAAAAGTCGACCGAGGCGACGGCAGCCGTAACCGCTGTCCAGCACCAGACGACCAACATCCACGGCGACCTGATCCAGACGGTCACGTCGACGCAGTACGAGGTTGCGTCGTTTGCGTCCAAGTCGGACTGGCGCGTGCGTGCCATCTCTGCGACCAACCTGCCGTTGCGCACAAACCACCTCTACGTCggcaacgacgaggtcaaggacgacgcgggTGCGCTCACGTTCGTCATGCCCAAGAACATCCTGCGCACGTTTGTCGTCTCTGCCGACTTGCGCACGCAGGTCGCTGGCTTCCTGTACGGTGTCTCGCCGCCCGACAACAGCCAGGTTaaggagatcaaggccaTCGCGTGGGTACCTCAGCGCGGCACAGCGACCTCGATCGAGTTACCTCACGAGCTGCCGCAGCACGACTTCCTTCTCAAGGGCCTCGAGCCACTTGGCTGGATCAAGACGCAGAACCAGGAGCTCAACCACCTCGCGCCCCAGGACGTGACGACGCAGGCCAAGATCATGGCGGCCAACCCCGACtgggcgccgacgagcgtgTGCGTCACGGCTGCGTTCACGCCCGGTTCGGTCTCGCTCAACGCGTGGGAACTCACCGTTGCAGGCTTTGAATGGGGCCGCAAAAACGAGGACCAGAGCGGCCAGTTCCCAGGCTGGAACGCGAGCATGGCTTCCCGCGTCCAGCTCCTTCTCACCGACCGTATTCTTGGCATGACGCTCGTGCCCGAAGGCGGGGCTTGGAACTACGGCGTCGGGCTGACCCAGTCCTGGACCGACAAGATCCACTACAACATGACGCTCGACCGGCCGCAGCCGTTCTGGGCGCCTGTGCACCGTCCTGCGGCGTTCCTCACATTCACACAGatggagggcgacgacagcgccgacgtcgagaacGCGCTCGAGTAG
- the SYM1 gene encoding uncharacterized protein (Mpv17 / PMP22 family), which translates to MASLLRSYGSFMTRRPFLGNIVSAVALFGAGDVIAQQAVEKKGWSKHDWARTGRIVTWGGVFFAPAVTAWFQVLNKVPMTNMVKGTAIRVGLDQFVAAPIVLSCFYTVMTLLEGKDLATAKEKAEKNIWPTLKVNWSLFVPVQAINQSVVPLHYRLVVINVVNLFFNTFLSLQNAKGDVNVPSPKPSSAR; encoded by the exons ATGGCTTCCCTCCTCAGGTCGTATGGGTCGTTCATGACCCGCAGACCGTTCCTCGGCAACATTGTTTCGGCTGTT gcaTTATTCGGTGCCGGCGACG TTATTGCCCAGCAGGCggtggagaagaaggggtGGAGCAAGCATGACTGGGCGCGGACGGG TCGCATCGTCACCTGGGGAGGCGTATTCTTCGCACCAGCCGTGACGGCTTGGTTCCAGGTACTTAACAAGGTGCCCATGACCAACATGGTCAAAGGGACCGCCATCCGTGTGGGCCTGGACCAGTTCGTGGCGGCGCCCATTGTGCTGTCGT GCTTCTACACCGTCATGACGCtgctcgagggcaaggactTGGCTACCGCAAAGGAAAAGGCCGAGAAG aacATCTGGCCTACTCTCAAGGTAAACTGGTCGCT cttcGTCCCCGTCCAGGCCATCAACCAGAGC GTCGTCCCCCTCCACTACCGCCTGGTGGTGATCAACGTCGTCAACCTGTTCTTCaacaccttcctctccctccagaatgccaagggcgacgtcAATGTACCCAGCCCAAAGCCAAGTTCGGCACGATGA
- the ASH2 gene encoding uncharacterized protein (SPRY domain) — translation MVKRRASGSASAPASGIASPQKSTSPVKPEFEGVSILRGFGGLGDEATAVGSRGASASATPAPQEKHMRTPVPVPGSGDGECFSYADLPMNKTGPINCAPVHISWLDRSAFLRLSNDATTVTTDKGYRSGRANVSVRQGTWYFETVIERGDGSSGAGKGTGGDGGNAHVRVGWARREANLDAPVGADAYSYGIRDVDGEKVHISRPKAYGRGFATGDVVGCMITLPTRPVVDNPDEPGFVKRWRIPLRYKGNSYFEMDEYPVAKEMEALVNRAGTAPPPVEEHEPKKKVMKGGDKPVTKNKTEKVKDKPPKRQLRTLEGSSVRFFLNGEDMSESPAFEDLYDFLPLPPNEEHRYVGPRRGPISVERERESYQYHDDGTLGYFPMVSCFGRGKARVNFGPEWIKPPPVQVRALAERWDEFRAEEVVHDEREEERLAQRYKDMLAEAARPREPKRAAKKRRKTPHDGETPSSTPRMTPGVTPAPSSPKIASSPHAPSSPHSERARSEGVEQLGASLGLEQQAARPSVGLDQRPPDPLEHCGHTEIAQPPEVKHEPGDDPYEGVSWA, via the exons ATGGTCAAGCGACGCGCGTCGGGgtccgcgtcggcgcccgCGTCGGGTATTGCCTCCCCACAGAAAAGCACGTCGCCCGTCAAACCCGAGTTCGAGGGCGTATCTATCCTCCGCGGTTTCGGGGGTttgggcgacgaggcgacggcggtggGTAGCCGAGGCGCGAGCGCCAGTGCAACGCCCGCCCCGCAGGAGAAACACATGCGGACTCCAGTCCCCGTCCCCGGCAGTGGAGATGGCGAATGCTTTAGCTACGCCGACCTGCCGATGAACAAGACTG GACCCATAAACTGTGCGCCGGTACATATTTCGTGGCTCGACCGCTCGGCGTTCCTCCGCCTTTCGAATGACGCCACTACCGTTACGACGGACAAGGGCTATCGATCTGGCCGGGCCAACGTCTCTGTTCGCCAAGGGACGTGGTACTTTGAAACGGTAATCGAACGGGGCGACGGCTCTAGCGGTGCTGGAAAGGGCACtggaggcgacggcggaAACGCCCACGTCCGAGTTGGCTGGGCTCGGCGCGaggccaacctcgacgcACCCGTTGGTGCCGATGCGTATTCGTATGGAATCCGCGATGTCGACGGGGAAAAGGTACATATTTCCCGACCAAAAGCGTATGGACGCGGCTTTGCAACCGGCGACGTTGTCGGGTGTATGATCACCCTTCCAACACGACCTGTTGTCGACAACCCAGACGAGCCGGGTTTCGTCAAGCGATGGCGGATCCCACTGCGATACAAGGGCAACAGTTATttcgagatggacgagtaTCCGGTCGccaaggagatggaggcgcTCGTCAATCGCGCCGGCACCGCTCCCCCGCCAGTGGAGGAACACGAacccaagaagaaggtgaTGAAGGGCGGCGACAAGCCCGTAACCAAGAACAAGACGGAAAAAGTAAAGGACAAGCCACCCAAGCGCCAACTCCGAACCCTCGAGGGAAGTAGTGTCCGATTCTTCCTAAATGGCGAGGACATGTCGGAATCCCCAGCCTTCGAGGACTTGTACGATTTCCTGCCCCTCCCGCCAAACGAGGAACATCGGTATGTCGGCCCCCGAAGGGGACCGATAAGCGTCGAGCGTGAACGCGAGAGTTACCAGTACCACGATGACGGGACGTTGGGATACTTTCCCATGGTATCGTGTTTTGGGCGAGGTAAGGCGCGCGTCAACTTCGGTCCCGAGTGGATTAAGCCTCCGCCAGTCCAAGTGCGGGCACTCGCGGAACGGTGGGATGAGTTTCGggctgaggaggtggtccatgatgagcgcgaggaggagagattAGCCCAACGGTATAAGGATATGCTGGCTGAGGCTGCGCGGCCTAGAGAGCCGAAACGAGCCGCCAAGAAGCGGCGGAAGACACCACATGATGGCGAGACGCCCAGTTCGACGCCGCGCATGACTCCGGGAGTTACACCTGCGCCGTCGAGTCCCAAGATTGCCAGTTCGCCACACGCTCCTTCGAGTCCGCATAGCGAGCGCGCTCgcagcgagggcgtcgagcagctggGTGCCAGCTTGGGTCTCGAGCAACAAGCCGCGCGGCCTagcgtcggcctcgatcAAAGACCTCCAGACCCGCTGGAACATTGCGGCCATACCGAGATCGCGCAGCCTCCAGAGGTCAAGCATGAGCCAGGAGACGACCCGTACGAGGGCGTGTCCTGGGCATAG
- a CDS encoding uncharacterized protein (Fungal protein of unknown function (DUF1748)): protein MFGRLTRLAIDLVAISTLLAGIKRSTGYSLHTGRVKDSTWRNLLDAYLGIGENVFAFCCGFAVSSSYFRRQID, encoded by the exons ATGTTCGGAAGACTTAcccgcctcgccatcgacctcgtcgcgatCAGCACCCTCCTGGCGGGCATCAAGCGCTCGACGGGGTACTC tcTACACACCGGCCGCGTCAAAGACTCGACGTGGCGtaacctcctcgacgcgtaCCTCGGTATCGGGGAGAACGTGTTCGCCTTCTGCTGCGGGTTCGCCGTATCGAGCTCGTACTTCCGCCGGCAGATCGACTAG
- a CDS encoding uncharacterized protein (Fumarylacetoacetate (FAA) hydrolase family): MASFFRTGRKCIAIGRNYADHAKELGNAVPKEPFFFLKPTSSYIGPGETVEIPKGVNCHHEVELGVVIGKNGRNISAADADSYVAGYTLAIDMTARNMQEAVKKKGLPWSAAKGFDTFCPVGPFIPKSKIGDTSKVGLTLSINGQVKQAGTTADMIFDVPHLISFVSGIMKLEEGDVILTGTPAGVSQVKPGDTVDVSITYPGLEGEVLDKYEVKAVQREGGHEFKE; encoded by the exons ATGGCTTCCTTCTTCCGTACTGGGCGCAAGTGTATCGCTATTGGGCGCAACTATGCCGACCACGCCAAGGAGCTTGGGAACGCTGTCCCCAAGG AacccttcttcttcctcaagCCCACGTCGTCGTACATCGGTCCCGGCGAGACGGTCGAGATCCCCAAGGGCGTCAACTGCCACCACGAGG tcgagctcggcgtcgtgaTCGGCAAGAACGGGCGCAACATCTCTGCGGCCGATGCCGACTCGTACGTTGCCGGCTACA CCCTCGCCATTGACATGACTGCGCGTAACATGCAGGAGGCggtcaagaagaagggtCTCCCCTGGTCTGCCGCCAAGGGTTTCGACACGTTCTGCCCCGTCGGCCCATTCATCCCCAAGTCCAAGATCGGAGACACGTCCAAGGTCGGGCTGACGCTGTCGATCAACGGCCAGGTCAAGCAGGCCGGCACGACGGCCGACATGATCTTCGATGTGCCGCACCTCATCTCGTTTGTGAGCGGTATCAtgaagctcgaggagggcgacgtcaTCCTCACTGGTACGCCGGCCGGCGTGTCCCAAGTCAAGCCGGGCGACACAGTCGACGTGAGCATCACGTACCCCGGCCTCGAGGGGGAGGTACTGGACAAGTATGAGGTCAAGGCTGTCCAGCGCGAGGGCGGTCACGAGTTCAAGGAGTAG